TTCTAAACTAATAATCCAACAAGCAACCTAACATTACGTCCTCTTCGGTTCGAAACCCACTGAACTCttcaagatatatatatatttctaaaaagtACTTTTTGTGCAAATCTTTGTGTGTGACAAAACGTCTTATTAATAAATTACCCTTTTTCGTTCTCCTCTCATCGTTGTCAGTTCATGCAATGTTCCATCTTTCTTTGGatggaacaaaaacatttggtcCCTTTTAACAAATTAGATAAATTACTCTTAATTACATATCATATATGCAACAAAAGTCCCATAAAAAGGCACGCTGTCCCACCAGCAGCGAGTAAGGCCTCGTGTAGACGTTTAAGAGACTGGCCAaacagatatttatatatttatatttttagaaagttCTTGGATTTCTCATTTCTTGACGTCCGTCAGGATGATGTTGGCTGTGACGAACATGAGGCAGGAGGCCGCCCACACCAAAACGAACCACACCCAGAAGGCGTGGCGGAAGGGAGAGCGGTGCTTGTTGACGGCGTCCCTTCCCACCACGGGCTCCAGATTGCGGCGAGCGTAGAACACGAGGCAGGCCGGGACTATGTACTGGATCCCCGTGCCGGCATAGGACCCTGTGATGCCCACAAGGGACTCCAAGTTGTGGGTGCAGAAGGCCACCACGATCGGCGGCACCAGGGTGATGAGCGGGAACACCACCCGGTCCACCACCCACGGGTAGGTGCCCCCGTCCCGGTGGAACAGGGTCTTCCAGTTGTTGCGAAGCGTGACGGCGATGATGGGGAAGTTGGTGCTGATGGTGAATACCGGGAAGAGGCCCAGGAAGTAGCGCAGGAAGGGGATGTCCAGCACGTGGCAGTTGTCCGTGAAGTTCAGCGTGTACATGTCGTGTAGCAGCGAGCTGTCGAAGCAGAAGATGGCGGACATGGAGAGGAGGACGTAGAAGCCCAGGATCAGGACGTAGTCCGCCAGCACCAGCGTGCCGACGCGCTTCTTGTCTGAGATGGGCGTCACCAGGGAGGGAAGGGAGTGCTGGCACATGAAGGAGTAGACGCACACCCCGAACAGGTTGGGAACGCCGGAGAAGGAGGCGACTGGCGGGCGACCCTCGCCGGCGCCTTTACTGATGCGGATAAGAGCCAAGACGATCATCATGGTGAACGCTGAGGAAAGAACCAGAGGAGATGGACAATTAAGAACAAACTGTGACGGTAAATCACTCAAAGGCAAGGCGGGTTTATTAGTATAACACATTTCAGCAAGAAGGCATAAAcatcaaaagacacaaaagaaacagattcacgaaatacaattaaaaactgtcacaagagaaaagaaaagaaagaggtaTGACATAGaataaaacagagcagaggTAGAAGTTATTTAATAGCTTCAAAAGCAGCAAACAGAAAAGTCTTCAGCCTTTGTTTAAACAAAGTGAAGGTTCAAGCTGACCTTCAGTTTTCTGGGAGTTTTGTTACAGATATATGGAGCATAAAAACTgagctctgctttttttttttactttagaaaaCAGACCCTGTCCCAGACGACCTTAGAGGTCTGGATGGTTCGTAACGTAGCAGAAATTCACAAAAGTATTTTGGCTCTGAACCATTCAGTGCTTTATAAAGATCATATAAAGACATCAATCCTACTTTAGCAATCAAATCAATCAAGTTTGCTTTTCCAAAGAATCAAATGCAatacaaagtgctttaaaaatgattaacgAGACGGAAGAGAGAAGATAAAGAGACTAATGCACACCAAATTAAGTTTAGaaaaatagattaataaaaTGCAACGCtgaataaaacagtaaaaaatttGAAATTAGGAAAgaaataagattaaaaaaatgtttaaatactaaaACCTCAGAATTAAATCTAGACTAACACAAGTATAATATAAAGCCTCATAAAGAGAAGGTATGCTCCTAATAATTAATCTCCCTGACGTTTAGATGGTAGTTTAAACTAGTTGTctaaaagtaagaaaacaataaataaaaactgtcaaaatTGGGCACTATGTAATCTTCATTGTCTGAAAAGGaaatattgcatattttataagagccatttgaaattgtaaatcacattttttcaataaccaaaatcatatttttaatttaatgagttttcttttaacaaCATGCTCTGATTGAATTTGAGTTCTTTCTTGTAAACAGTCACACAAggtatatgtctagggcttttattgtgaaaggtaagaacagataGAGTTATCATTCATtcctaaataaatacacaatgaaGTACGTCCATTTTTTCATCTAAAGAGATTAACGTTGACATGGTGGAATTGTTTATGTTGTCGTGACCTTGGCCAGTGTAGTTAATAAACCCCGTCATCCTGTAAAAATGTGATAACGTACATCACGTCAAAGTAATCATGATAACTTACAATTGGGCGACTGGAGAGAATAAACATCATGTGACACTGCTCAAACAACCTTCAACCAATGTCAGTTATGCCTTCTACTGTAAGACAATCTCCATTTTCTACTACAGTCTACAGATCTTTTCCATCAATCAAGAAGATTTACCACTAAACTGGAACTGGCAGCAAATGATGTACAGCTGATTGTGTTTACGAATAAATCTCTGTTAAATCAGACTGTTGGCTTAACCCTCGATGGAATATTAATCATTCATCATTATTCATCTTGCAACTATATCCTGACCTgctttgtagtttgtttttttcatttcctcgaTTTTAACCAGTTTATTTGTATGATTTCTTGTAAAATAGCTTCTCCTTAAAAAGCATTCAGGATTGTGTTGGTGCTTGTAATGGGCTAAAGGAGTACATTTGTCCTACCTTGTTTGTTCTACATTACAATGTGGAAATGTGCTTTAAAAGGGGACGGTCAGGCGATCATTCATCACTTTCTTTGTCAAGTTCCACTTCTCTGAGTCTAAAAACACCTTTTGTGGATGTTCGGACCGAGAAAAAGGGCCTGCAGCAAAGAGTTTCTAACCGTCGAAAAATCACAGTGGAAGAATTAATTTCATTCccttattcattttttcaagtAAAATTGATGTATGTGAGAGAGATAAAGCAAGtgactatatttaaaaaaaatcaatcaatgatCCTAACTATCAGGCATGACCTTTTATTATTTCCgttttctgtaactaagcaatcaatctacttcctgtttacaccagcACCCTGCCCAGTGTAAATGAAAGGcctgcagagtgaagtcaatgcttcatgtgttaaagctgcattctctctactgtccatcagggggcgactcctctggttgtatagaagtctatgagaaaatgactctacttctctcttgatttattccctcagtaaacattgtaaacatgagtttatggtctcaatctctagtttcaagtcttcttcaatacagcatgatgttcatttagtaaatgatggtccatttagagtcaaatagaccataaagcagggtatgctttaggggtgggcttactgtgattgacaggtctctaccagagatgTGTACTACAGGACGACGGAGATAGTGTTCTCTTATTAGTGCCTTTTAGTTATTAGTGTGAATGTTGCCTTAGTGTGAATGTTGCCTTAGTGTGGAGCTGCCTTCCAGCTGTTTGTCCCAGAAACAtcaggcattaaaaaaaaccaattggGAACATTTCTTGGCTTGGGCAAAAAGTAATTGGAGCCAGGTGACGATATAGAGAAGCACCGTCTCCCCAATGtgcctccacctcctgctgctTAGATTGCATCTCCAATTGATTTCTTGAAGGTACCAACTAACACGAGCGTAGCTAAAGGAGAGCTCTGAGCGAGGCGTGTGGTCCCGTTACGGGCCGACAGTCATGTTGCATAGTTCGCCACCTCACCTCCATGCACGCTCATATCAGCCCGTGGCACCAGGAGTTAGTCATAGCCCTGTGATTGGCCGGCGGCCAGCTCCTCAACTTTCATCATCAGGCTGTCCTTTAAACGCGGGGTGACATTTAGGAGGTACCACTCGCACCATAATTTGTCACACACAGGCAGAAAATGAATCTATAGCATGAACTTCCATGAGTGTGATGcataaatgaaagagagagagagatccctGCTGCCTTTGATGGAAATATTCAAAAGGGCAAATACAGCGTGTCCTAGGATAGTGTTGTTTCCAGGACAGGTTGCAGAGGGTGAACAGGGTGGAGGGGAGGTGTGTgcatgggggagggggggctaatgtgtgctgctgcagtggCATTTTAATGTAAAGAGGGTGAAGTTCCTTCCAATTTACAGGAACGGACTGTAAAAAGGGGAAGGAGAAACCATCGGGAAGGAGTGAataagaaagaaacagaagtaCTACGACTACTAGTTTTGTTGAGATGATTATCATGAGACGAAGAAGAAATTCAAGGTTCTTTACAGATGTACTGttttaagaaagaaataaactgattaaataagaaatttaaaaagtaatacaagagctaaaccccaaaaaatacataaaacaaaaaaagtgtcatCAGTCTTGCTCCCATTCAATTGTGATGCAAATtttacaccaaaaaaaaaaaaaaaaaaaaaaaccatcaactggtttgattttgtgtgttttgctatAAGCTAGGCTTTACGCATGGCTAAATTACAACagtaaaaagagtaaaagaagaagtaaagaTCCTACGATAGAAACATTGAGAAAGGTGCAGAAgaatttgtttaaatttgtcAAGTTTGAATTGTTCTTTTATGTCAGCTAGTATTTATCGTGtttgatgtaaatgtaaatatatatccaGGAAGACGGCTACAGCTGTTTAGTaatgtgaatgaaatgtttgcttCGCCTGAACTCATTCCAGGCAAGAACTGCTTCAAGCAAGCGTATAAACTGTTTTTCCTCAATTAAGAATGTTAAATCAAATTTTCCCTGTCCATACAGCTTCTCTAATCCAATCCTTGAAAATGAGCATAAAATATATCTATGATAGACAGCCTTTGGATATAATTGTGAAATCCAAAAACATTAGCTACAACTTTTTAGTCAACTTTCTGGTCAATATGGCTGTGAGTACGTGATTTAAATCAGTGCAGGAATTTCTGTTGACTTGGTTTACAGGTTTGCAtaccttttttacatttttatattctgtcatgaaaaagaaaaacatgtaaatgagaAAACACAATAGGTAGGTGGTGATGGAGACAGGATACAGGTTTGGTGTTAGATGTTGGCTGTGGTGAATACaaaagaggacaaagaagatgatgtttaggtgtttttttttacaatttttgggGTATTTCACATGTTGTGACATTATGAAGAGAATCTAAACTAGATTGTATTtgtccaaaaagaaaagaaagacaggatgCAGATGCTAAAGGAAAAATTAATTATGCAGGcacatgcacttttttttttttttttttttaatggtgcaTAAATCTAAGAGAGGAGATTTAGGGGCCACTAAAACGGAAGCATCACCGACTACAACAGAGAAATACTGTTTTGTCCGGAGTTTCAACAAACGGAGCACACAGCTCGATCCTCACCCTTGTTTCACACTTTCCTTACTCTTATATCAGAGTAGATGTAAGCACTCACACACCAGTGGCCAAAGTCTGCAAACCTGCTGCACAAGTGTTCGATATTTGATGCATCTTTGGCTGACAGCCAGTGTAATCTGTGGCTGCAGGGAAAGCTCCTCACCCCGACCTCAACCCTCCTCATACATGGAGGTCAAACAGCTGGGCAATGGACCAACTTTCAAGGACACGGACGCATGAATGTAGTGTTGCAACTTACAATTATCTGACAATTATCTTCTTGATTTATTGCTATTTTCCTTAGTAGGGCTGTAACAAGGTTTATATAGAGGATTTCTAAAGAAGCTAAGAATatcttaaatgttattttatggtTAAGCGATTCATTAGGTTAAATGAGTTAGTCTTTTTGTTAATAAATCAACATTCTTTAATGAGTATAACTAGTCAGtgatgtctctttgtgtttgtagcAAGCGAGAAAGCAAACCGCTTTTGGACCGCTcggaaaatattgttttataatattttttaagataaaaaccttcaaaatgattaaatatattttggggattttcttttcttcatattttatgataatgtgattcaatgcattaaatgtgtttggCTTTAAATGATTAAGtctttttgttaaataatttttctctaatgaatttaaataattagtGCTGTCTCGCCGTTTTCAACAACAAATTTTAGTGGAcgcagaatattttgttaaataaaaacatgttgtaaatttaaaaaatgactgaatttatcttttcaatacattttgacatttggaCTTACCAACACTTTATtaagttattggaaatgttttgtcacacaatcacacaagtCTTAAACAATCCTACGCAGCCACCACGGGAATTTCATTCcacaaataatacaataacaacaatataagTGTAACCTGataaaaacctgaaaaacagCCTTATAACACAATGAGCagatgaatagaaaaaaaatgctccTCAGGAATCAAATGTTGATTCAGAATTCAAAactttatgaatgaagctttgaagcTTCAAACTGTTCGGTACAGCACTATtctttagtctataaaatgttttaaaaatagtgaaaaaatgacatttacgACTTCTCCAAGCTCACGATGATGTAGTTACCTTACTTTGTCAGGccaaaacctaaaaatataacatttactgtcaaatatgacaaagaaaagcagcaattcTTAAATCTGAGAAGCGGAAACCGGAGAATTATTCCTCATAAAAGAATGACAGAAATGATGAGTCCATTATTAAATTACTaaaattgttgcagctctaccCACATGTTAAAGAAAAGTCACACAGCTAGCTATTTAAGGCCATAAAACAGTCTTCAACTGTGTGGTATGTTTCTGCAGTAAGCATCAACGTCACGAGTGTCAGGAGAACTTTGAGGAGTTTTAAGAATAACGGTTTACAGCAAagcaaaagtataaaatatCAAAACGATTCCTTGTCAGCTCATGTCCGTGTGTCTGTCCTTGAGGAAAGTATAACCGAGGCTTtactctccactctctctcctgGAAAAACATCATTAATGTGTGAAAGAGCCATCACTTTAACCCATCAGTCTGCACCTTTATGTCTGTAAGAAGCCAGGTGTGAAAAACAGCCACATGTAAGTCTGCTGTACACGATGGAGAAAAAGCTGCAGGAAAGGAAAACgatgtctcctctctgacacCAAACACGTGCAGGCTGAACAGGAAGAAAACAAGCACGGGGCTTTTAATACGGAGTGCATTACCTTAAGCACCATTTTTGCAAGTTCAGCCAAGATTAAGATGCAGCTAGAGAGCCTGTGAGTGCTGGTTGTACTGGTTAGCTCCCAGTTAAATGTAAATGAGGGTTAATAACTAAATCATATTCAGATTCCTTCCAAATTGCAAAATCTAAAagcataacatttctttttttctgaccgCACTTCAGAAAGGTCTATGCTAATTAGAGGCAAAGAAACTCATTTATCTCACTTAAGACACAGGAAGTAACCCCTTAACTTTTTCAAAGGAATTGAAAGTCAATCAGATGGTAGAGAGGAGCTGAACAGCAATAACAAAACCAGCAGAATGGAGCTTTTCATAATGTGCTCATTTGTCACCGACGCTCAGATGCATCATGCTACAAAAGGTCGGCAAATCACGTCCGCAGGTGACGATTTTATCTCGCTAATTGCAGTCGTGGCGATGAATCTCAATGCTGAGGCACAATGAAAAGCCATTAAAAGGGGAACATATCAGCTATAATCACTTTGATTGCTTTGAAGGACCGAAGAAACACAGTCTAGTACTGTATTTACACGGCAAATCTGTTGTGGCCTCCCACGTCACTTGATTGATGTAAACCATATTCAAATTAGTGGTGTTGCCACGGACTGTTGCCGATCCGTGATCCATATAAATCCCCCCTCACGGTTCGGCACACACGTGAACGGCTAATTAATTACAACGTTTAACCAtcataatgtgaaaataaagttttactgacgatcttTATCCATAGATATTCAGTAAAGTCTCTGATAACGTTAcactgtgaacaacaaatcagtttaaaatcaacaggaggacaggtggttacgttagcatcactgctaacGAACgaaggttcagttcagttacattatgatgctttCAGGCTCTGCTATAATctaactaaacaaaaaaaagggatctGTATTtggccaatatggatcatcaatgatcagcaATTAGTATTGGTGGCAAAAATATGTGATTGGAGCACTTCTAAAAGTTATATTggctcctttttttcccttttgtgctgatccgattCGTGACTCAAAACCATGATACGATCCAAACTCCGAATTCAAATACGTATCACaaagtaaaaccaataataagCGAGACATTCAGTTTTAATCTAAATTTGTCATCTCTTCGGACAACCCTTGTTGCCTGCATCTTTATGGTCTTATTATGTATTGACAAGATTAAAACAGCCCCTTTAAAAGATGCCATTGACTCCCTGATCAAGTCTCATGTCACCAACTACAAGCCAACAGCAACACCCATCTTACCAAAGACCCCTCCCCCTACATGGGATGAGTCATTTACCTCTGCAGATATCTGTCAGTACATGGTGATTACATGCACTTTCAAACTGACACACCGGCCCATCACCAACACCCTCCTGTTCACTTGATACTCCACAACAGGATCTGAGTAAATCGAGCGGGTGTCATATGGCCACATATCACATCCACGTAACTAGCGCCCGTCCATCCTGCAGGGCCTGTGATTTATATCACCTAGACGGGGGACGGGCAATGACCTTGAGAGGGAAACGCTCTTCGACTTCAACAACCCTCCAGAGGCTGCTCTCACAGCTGCATTCACACCGGTGGTGAACAGAGCTGTTGCAGACGCATGCAATGC
This genomic window from Anoplopoma fimbria isolate UVic2021 breed Golden Eagle Sablefish chromosome 11, Afim_UVic_2022, whole genome shotgun sequence contains:
- the tmem104 gene encoding transmembrane protein 104; amino-acid sequence: MAGGITESGEPYSPFVGLVYMFNLIVGTGALTMPKAFASAGWVVSVSLISFLGFMSYMTTTFVIEAMAAANTQLRWKRRKQEEVDDSDSTSEYSDDDAVVRGRSEPETKPILSVQRSGGHVDHFDIVERVEMGQMASMFFNKVGVNMFYICIIVYLYGDLAIYAAAVPISLMEVACGNHSCSAGSVKYNDTDLCWGSVTRKDAYRVFLSVFTLMLGPFTFFNAQKTKYLQILTSVMRWIAFTMMIVLALIRISKGAGEGRPPVASFSGVPNLFGVCVYSFMCQHSLPSLVTPISDKKRVGTLVLADYVLILGFYVLLSMSAIFCFDSSLLHDMYTLNFTDNCHVLDIPFLRYFLGLFPVFTISTNFPIIAVTLRNNWKTLFHRDGGTYPWVVDRVVFPLITLVPPIVVAFCTHNLESLVGITGSYAGTGIQYIVPACLVFYARRNLEPVVGRDAVNKHRSPFRHAFWVWFVLVWAASCLMFVTANIILTDVKK